A stretch of DNA from Rattus rattus isolate New Zealand chromosome 1, Rrattus_CSIRO_v1, whole genome shotgun sequence:
TATCcaacatctatttatctatctaaccgcacccccccccccacacacacacacacacacaccacacacacacagctcagtcCTGCTGTGTAACAGTCATTTCAGTTCTCTTCCCAGAAAAGACTTGAAGCTATCTAGTCCAACTACCTTCAGATGTTTGAACCTTGTTGGTTCACTGGGGCAACCGATCCCTCAGGATTGATTGGAGCCAAAGTCTTGCCCATTACTTAAGATCCACTTATGGGTAACTCAGTTAGAAAGCCCTTGGGTGTTATGTCTCAGTTAACTCTCAGGGAGACACACCAACCAGTCCTAACTTGAAATCTTACCATTtagtttttcccctttttatAAGTCTCTCATTGTGACTTGAGGCACTCTTGGTTACTTTTGTATCTCTGTGACCCATATACCAGACGAATCAATGTTAAGAGGGAAGGTTTGATTTAGCTCCTGTTTCAGAGGGTCCCATAGTTGCTTATTACCATGTGAGTGGGTGGGCCATTATGGCGATCAGGGCCAGAGCCTTCAAAGTCCTATCCTGTGTGACCTTCTTCTGCCCAACCTCTTCAGTTTCCACAGCCTCCTAAAATAATGCCacgagctggggaccaagtgttcaaaacaTGAGCTTATTGAGAACATTTCGGATTCAAACCAGAGCAGGCAATATTTACAGAGTTCTTCCCAGAATGCCTTTCCCTCGGCTCCACCTTACTGCCccctgcttttcctttccttcagctGGTCCCTTCCACTCTCTCCTGGTCTCTAAGTCTTGGCATGCTCCAGGGGTCAGTCTTTAGCATTCTATCTCCATTCCCTTCTCAGTGGACTTCTCCACATTTATAACGTTAAAGAACACAAATACGTTGATAATTCACAGCTTTCTACTTCCAGCCTGGAATATACCTCAGAACTTTAGATTCACATGCCCAACAGTCTGGCTGACATCTTTCCTTACCTATCTATTAAGTTATACTTAACTTTGGGCTTTAAGGTGGGACAAATTACTCACCCTTGGAGGTGTCCATATTTGTTCCACACACTCCAGGTTCCAGCAGTCAGAATGATCCTTTGAAGAGTGGTCATGTTACTCCTCTGCTTGAACTTCCCATCTCACTCAGATCCAAGGCAGTCCTTAACCATGACCTGAGCAATGTAGCCACTCAACTCTGGGTTGTCTCTACCTCTGTCCCCTCAGCCATGGGGATAAGCTCTTGTCATTTTACAGCACTATAATCACTTCCCATCTGCTCCTCCCCTTAGCTAGTCTGTCCCTGCAGGCATCCATACAAGTCATTCCCTCACCCCATTCAAAGCTATGCTCAGGCAATACCGTTTGTGTCTCTGatctctctttgcttttctacATACAAGTGTTTTATCTGATTCCACTAAAATGTAAATCCCATGGGTTTATGTAAACATGGTGCTTACATTAGCTACtttgctgttgctgtgataaaaataccacgAGTGAGACAATTTATAGATGGaggccttgttttgtttgtttttgtttgggggttgttttgttttataggtgGTGGGGCACGAGGGCAGGTGGCTGGGGCGAGAAGCTGGGAGATCACATCCTCATCCAAATGCATGAAGCAGGATGCAGTGCCTGGAAGTGAGGTAAGTCTACAACTCTCAAAACTGACCCCTGTGATATACTCCCTCccacaaggctccacctcctaaagattCACAGCTTCCCCAACAGGGgagcaagtgttcaaatacctgagtcTAGAGTCTATGGGAGACGTTTCTacctcaaaccaccacagatctAAAGTTTTGGATAGTTATAACTTCTGTAAAAAGTAGagtgggaagggttggggatttagctcggtggtagagcacttgcctagcactgAGGACTGAGTTCAGATGAGTTCCAGATGAGGAGGAGGCAATGCATGCCTGCCTGAGCAGAGGAAACAGCACTTGGAAGAATCGCGAGCCCGGTACAGATCAGGAAAGTCAGACTTCCATAATCTCCCACTGCATTGTCCCAGCATCAAGAGTCTGATGTCTGAGTGCAGTCTTGAACAGTTTGGAGTCTATGTTCCTGCCTCGAGAGGGGTCCCTATCACCTAAGGCCCAGATAAGAACTTCCATGTGACTGCCCTTATATAAGGTCTGCTTTTGCTGGCAGCAGGTGAGATATTGTTCCTAAGCTCAAGTCTGGTTCGGCAGGAGAACATTTTGGTCGAGAGGGGAAAGCATTCTAAGGATAACAAATGAGCCCGAATAAAGACTTGTCAAGGACAATTCCCTGTATTTCTGAGGAAAGTAGTCCAATTAAATGCCAGACTTCAGAGGCATTGCGTTTTTAAAAGGCTCAGCTCTTAGGTGGAACTTACTACTTTAATGGTTCGCAGCCGGCTTAGCTTCTCCGTCTGTAAAATGAGGTTAATATCTACTTCATAGGGTATGAGGCCAATGGAACCTTCTTCAAATAGAAACCGATAAAGAGAAGCTTCAGCTATGATGTTCAAACATCCTTTGCAGCTAAAGAAACTGTTACAGCTAGTGCCAAGTAAATTTAGAAAAGGGGCAGGCCCGGTGAGAACCCGAAGATGCAAGCCAGCTTTCCAGAAGAAGCCTGGCGCGCAGAGGCTGCTGGtcgggggtagggggtggggtgaaTCCGGGCAGACTCCCGGGAGGAGACGCGCCACTACACCCACAGAGCGGGTGGGCTGAACCGAGAGCCGCCAGCCCTAAGAGTTGCTGTCCCTGCTCCACTCCAGCACCCGGAACCTTGAGCACGCGGAACTTCGGTGGCGGAACTCGGGCCTCGCGGACTTAGAGGGCGATGGAGCAGGCGCGCGGGCCGGGGGCCGAGGCTGACGcgccagaggaggaggagggggaggcgcAGGAGGCCATGGCGGCTGTAGTGTCCGCTGCGGGTGGAGCGTGCCCCGCAGTCCTGCAGGTGGCCGGCCTCTACCGAGGCTTGTGTGCGGTGCGCAGCCGCGCCCTGGGGCTGGGGTTCGTGTCACCGGCACAGTTGCGCGTGTTCCCGGTGCGCCGGGGCTCGGGCCTGTCCTCCGGGGGAACAGATGGCAGTGGGGTCAGCGAACTGGAAACTAACCCTTTCTACGACCGCTACCGGGACAAGATCCAGCAGCTGCGCAGGTGCGGTCCTGGCCGGGTTGGGGGTGGGAACAGAGCTTCCGGAATGCGCTACTGTCCTGCATGGTGGGCTGGTACTGTCCCCACACTATACCAATAGTTTGTTTCCAAGTTCAGAGAGACGAGGTCACTTGCCTAAGGTCACATCTCTGCAGAACCTTTGGATCGTCGTCTTTGTGCTTAGTTCTCAGAACGCTCAGGAAAACTCTTAAAAAAGCCTTGTGAGGAAGGCAGCTCGGAGAAAGTTATCCCCTATCTAGAAAGGTAAAAATGAAGTCTTCATCGAAGGCATTTATTTGATTTGCTCAAGGTCAAAGTCAGTGGATACCTGCCCGAGAGATCAGGTTCACAGGCTCCCCGCTTAGGGCCCTGATTGCATGGACAGGAGACTGGGAGTGCCGCAAAAACATAGTGTTACTTTTGTATTGTCCATTGGACCCTTTCATTAACGTAATGTAGGGATCTGGAGAGAGGTAGAGGCTTGCCAGAGGTCACACAGTTGGTTAGGCTTTATCTGACCGAAACCAGAGTTCCTAAGGCTTCAGCTTCCAGAAGGTGAAACCTGGAGATGGAAGGGGCGTGGTTTAGTGGAAGAGAACTTGCTTGGTATGCACAGGGCCTtgagttccgttcccagcactgaagagtaAAAGTGTGGTAGGGTTAAGGCTGTTAAGGTGAGTATAGTGCGTGCCTGCTTCCAGGTAGAAGGATGAAGGTAAAATGGAAAGGTGGTCTGAGAGAGTTCGGGACTATGGAAAGGCAGTTCTGAAAGGAAGCCACACGTCATGGGCTCTAAGTTCTCTGTATTTTGTCCCACTTTAATTCCACTCCCTTAAGTTCTTCGTCTTCACATGGGCGGCAGCATCCTCTAACTAGCATTTATCGATTCTAGCCTTGGAACCCTCTGCCTGTCACTTTGTCAGGAATATAGTGAACATCCATACTTTTTGAAGCAATGATGGAATAAACAAGTGAATATTTTTGCTCTCCTTCAAACATTAGATATtctcaaatatttatcatttttaaatagtaCTTGACCTGCAGTCCTCTCCACTATTTCTCTCTGACCCTTTTACACACAAGCGTCTCCAAAGAGATGTCTCCTCACACTTAGTACTTAGCAGTTCCATTCATACCTAATCAGGAGCCAATAATGACCTCTTTCCTTAATAGGTCATTCCCATCAACATTTTACGCACTGATATTTCGGAAAGTGAGTTTTCCAGAATGCCCCATTGATTTCTTCAGTGTCCAAACTGCTCCGTGTGCCACATAAAGACTTCACACACTAGTCCCCATCATTCTCTCTAGACCAATCTGGTGCTAAAACTTCAAATAGTATGGTCTAGGTCTAGCTCTAAAATAATTGGAGGAATGTGTTCCAAATATGAGAAATAACACAAAAGTACAGTCATGAAACCACCTCAGTCATTTAAGGATGTTTGAGCAAATTTTTGTTATGGTTTTAATTATCAGCAGTGCTTGTGTACATATTTATAGATCTGTCTCTACAACTAGATAGTACGTTTCTTGAAGTAGGAACAGTGTATTAGCTATTTTCTATGCCAGAACTCTGCTGCCCAGGGCGCCCCTGTTTTCTATGCACTCACCATAAGCAAACTCAAATACATCTGTGCTTACTAGCTGGGCTAACCCAGTCCTTCCAGATGGAAAGAAAAGATCAGCCTGTCTATGTAGTAGTGGAAAGAGTGACATTAGGTGTCACATCCAAACAGTTTTATGGAATAGACTGTACCCTATAATGTCTTGACTATGAAGGTCTACCAAAGGGTTAAACAAGATATCCTTGGCTCCTCACCCATAGTCTTGCGTGTCTCCCAGCCAAGTAGCTGGAGTTCTTGGATGATGTTTTCATATCTGAATACAAAGCCAAGCATCCCATGGTCAGCTGCACATTCTAAAGTATTCTTAGTGACAATGGCCACCTCAGCCTAGCCTTCAAGCCTGAAGAGCATCCCCATTTTAAGATAAAAGATTAATTCTGATGTTCTGTCTGATAGATCAGGGAGATACTCAGGTACTAAGTCTTCTTCCAAAGCATCGACTTGGAGCACAGGATCTAGGGTGGGTATAGAGGGAGACATCAAAACGTAGATATATTCCAGTAAAATCTTAGCACCTAGTAGGCATGCTGTAGGACTCCTGCCCACAGAGGTGCCCCAGCAATATGACTTTAAAGTATTCCTATCTTGAGTAGCTGCCAAACCTGAGAAAGCAAGCCCTGCGTCACCTGAGGGAATGGCCCgcaagagaaaagaggaagaaaacagcgATGTGCTGCTGGTCCCTTGAGGCTTAACTTAGTTGAATAACTGGCTTTGCTCTCCACTGTCCTGACTTTCAGGCTTCTACCCAGTTCTTAACAACTGAACGCAGACCCTTTAGCCTCGTGGTGCCTGTGTCTCTTCTCTGAGGAGGTAAAATGTGGCACTTCCTTATTTCAAAACCCAGAAAGGCCTGGCTGCTTTACCTTTATTTACCTTTTGTCAGGTCTGACCCAGCTGCCTTTGAGTCCCGCCTGGAGAAGCGCAGTGAGTTCCGAAAGCAGCCAGTGGGGCACTCCAAACAAAGTGATTTTATCAAGTGTGTGGAGCGGAAGGTGAGTATGGGCCTGGGGGTTGGTTGTGTCTTGTTGTATAAGTTCACTAGCCCTTACCCTTGAAGTATTCGCCAGTGACCAGAACATCTCATCTTTACTCATTCAATGTCAGTAAATGTGTACCCTGTTCTTGCTGGACAAGACCCTGTAGTCATGATGGAatgtgaaggaaggaaaagagagtctCCGCTCCTAAGAAACGTAGTCTAGTGATCAGGGGGCACATGGCACCAAGCTGTAAGGAAGCAGGGAAATATTTTCAGTGGAGGTCCTGggtttgctattttttaaaaaaacagagtctcactgtctatctctggctggcctggaacttgccctgtagaccaggctggctttggactcatagattctcttgtctctgcctcctgagagctgggagtaaagttgtgtaccaccacacccagcaagatttttaggaggaggaggaggaggaagaggaggaggaggaggaggaggaggaggaggagttgttatgtgtgtgtatgtctgcatgtgagGATGTGCACATGGCTGCAGAGGTAATTGAGTTTAAAAAGTAGAGGTAGAGTAACTTACCTGATAAGAAGACAAGCTCTTGAACCACTTGCCAACGACTGAATCATAGCTTTCAGCTACCAGCTAGGTAGTTATAGGCAAATCATGCAGCTTCTCTGTGCCTCCGTTTTGCCTATTTGTgaattagaaataataataatacctgcCTCACAAAGTCATGCCAAAGATTGAATGAACTAGTGCATGCTCTTCAGCACCGTCCCTAGCACATAAAAAGAACTTGCTATATCCTTAGTCCCTGTGGTCCTTAGCACCAGTGCTGGGGAAAGCATGTGGAAAGCTAGCAGTGATAATCTGACCACAACTCATAGGAGGAATTTTTACATGGCTACTCAGAACACATGTCTATGttataacaaacaaaaacttttatgCAGCAGTGCTCTTGTGACGTGAAATACATTCTTCTTCTATGTTTAGCCTGGTTCTCACTCTGTAAAAGCCAGTCTCATCCGGAACTTAGAAGGTAATCCTCTTGAGCTCCCAGTAaccctcctatctcagcctcccatgtgctcgcgttacaggtgtgagccatcgTGCCGGGATAGTGCATTCTCACTTCTCACCTCCTAAAACATTCTGGTGACAACCCACGGAATTGGTTTTACAACATAGTTTGAAAACTTCTAATCTGGGAGGTGCACGGAACAAATTCTGGAGAGACTCGAGCCAGGCTAGACCCACTTTCAGTTGTTTCTGGCCCTTTTAGAGAGGAAGTGTATTAGCACATTTCTGTGGCAGAAACAACCTTAATGAGGAAGGGTTGGTCTTTGCATATCGTTTCAGATTTGTCAGTACATCATGTCAAAGAGCAtgtggtctcaggacacagaaagaaagagatataGAAAGAGAACAGAGTAAGACAGAGAGCCCTAAGAACACACCCTGACAACACACTTCCTGCAGATAGGCCCTGCAGCCTACCTTTTGTTACCACTTCTCAATATCATAATATTATAAACCCAACAAAGGATTCATCTGTTTATTAGGTCAGAGCCCTCGTGACCTAATTGTCTCTGGAAGTACCTCACAGACTTATCCAGAGGTGTATTCCAGATCCCCTAGGCACCTCTCAGTCCAGTCAGTGTGCTATATAACAAAGGATTTTAACCATCACAAGAAGTCTATCTAATTAATAGAGAATCTGAGACCTCAGCAGGATGCTAGTGTGCTGAGGACACCTATCACTAGAAATGCTATCAGAAATAATCCGTTTCAGAAAACACATCTCTCCATTTCCCCTCTAATCAGTGTCTGGTGGGGGATAGGTCAGAGGGCCAAGCACATCCTTCTAAGTGCAGGTGTAGTGTCTACTAACACCCATTCTCAGCTCTAGATCTCAGAATCCCAGCGGAAGGAAAACTGTCCCATCAGCAGTAACTCTAGAGTGTTATGAACAGTGTTTTAAAGAGTGGATATGAGTGACTTCTCAGGAACAAAAGGACTTAATGAGATGGGCTACCTCCTTGCCTTgattcattttctgtctttctttctttctttccttctttgtataAGGAAAGTATAGTTTAATAGTCTGTCTCATCATGTATTTCAGACAGATGCCTTGGGGAAACAGCCTGTGAGCAAAGGATTCACTAAGGACAAGGTAGGTTTGTAATTAAATATAGAAATCCAAGCCTGAAGTCATACGGGACATCTATAATAAGAGACTgcaaatttaaacatatttattgtgCTCAGGGAATTTTGTATAAGGCAATTGTTCCCAACAGTAGAGATGAGAGATATTTGTCTGGATTGTTGTGTCCTTGACATGACCTCTATCTTAAGTATGGGTCTAAGGATGCTACaagaaatttgaaggaaatgGGATACATTCCTTTCTATAGAAAGAAACTTTCCAAGTCAAAGCACCACACGAAGCTGTTCCTTAGTGTGCAAATACAGAGCTCCGTGGTAGAACCGCAGCCAGTGTTTCTCCCTTCTTACCAGCTGCAAAGTGCTGCAGGACTCACTGGTGTGCAGGCATCTGGGGAGTGCTTGATGACCTAATAGATGTTCCCCAGGAATAGAACTGTGAAGGTCTGTGTGGGAGCCGAGACTCACATTCTCTGAGCGTGAGTGGTTCTTGTACCTACCTACTGAAGGTCTGCTTCACTGTGCTGACATTCTTTTCCACCAGGCTTTAGAGCTAAGCTGGGGTTCTTGTTGTCACCAACTGTAGATGTTAATTGCTATCTCTTTTTTCAAGACTCTCAGTTCAGTCTTCAACGTTGAGATGGTGAAGGACAAAACCGGAGAGGAAATAAAACAGGTAATGGATGAAAATGAGTAGGCAGGCTCCCTGAGATTATTTGCTCTGTGAACCAAGTCTGAGAATAGAAAAAGTCAGACATTTTTCTTACACATTTTTCTATCCCAATAATAAATAGTCCTAAGGGACAAAAGTGATGAGTCACATAAATAACAGAGACATAAAaaaagtgtctttctttgtcttgctttTATATGTCTAATGACTTAgttttcccctttcattttaaGTCGTCAGAATTCTATACCTGGCCTGTGCTACCTTTCCATAGGCTCCTGGTGGGATGGTGGTGAGCACAGCTGCCATCCAAGTAGCTTTCCTTTGCCTTATCTTAGCTGAGTGCCCTTAAGGTTCTGCTTGCCCTACAGAGAAGATAGTGTGCTGGTTAAAGCAGAGACTGTAGAGc
This window harbors:
- the Atpaf1 gene encoding ATP synthase mitochondrial F1 complex assembly factor 1 isoform X1: MEQARGPGAEADAPEEEEGEAQEAMAAVVSAAGGACPAVLQVAGLYRGLCAVRSRALGLGFVSPAQLRVFPVRRGSGLSSGGTDGSGVSELETNPFYDRYRDKIQQLRRSDPAAFESRLEKRSEFRKQPVGHSKQSDFIKCVERKTDALGKQPVSKGFTKDKTLSSVFNVEMVKDKTGEEIKQIWQQYFSAKDTVYAVIPKEKFDLIWNRAQSCPTFLCALPRRDGYEFFVGQWTGTELHFTALINIQTRGDAAASQLILYHYPELKEEKGIVLMTAEMDSTFLNVAEAQCIANQVQLFYATDRKEIYGLVETFNFRPNEFKYMSVIAELEQSGLGAELKCTQTQDKT